One genomic region from Bufo bufo chromosome 3, aBufBuf1.1, whole genome shotgun sequence encodes:
- the MRPS17 gene encoding 28S ribosomal protein S17, mitochondrial yields MSVVRTSVHARWIVGKVIGTKMKKTAKVRVTRMVLDSYLLKYYNKRKTYFAHDAEEKCTVGDVVLLKALPERRSKHVTHELSEIIFQVGRVVDPLTGKLCAGSKFLESLEDVNVDDLDKHLQSLQISAGISEEKKADS; encoded by the exons ATGTCGGTTGTGCGCACCTCTGTTCACGCCAGATGGATTGTAGGAAAAGTGATCGGAACAAAGATGAAAAAGACGGCTAAAGTAAGGGTGACGAGGATGGTGCTGGATTCCTACTTGCTCAAG TACTACAACAAGAGGAAGACTTACTTTGCTCACGATGCAGAGGAGAAGTGCACAGTAGGTGATGTTGTGCTGCTGAAAGCCttacctgaaagaagaagcaagcacGTCACGCATGAACTGTCTGAAATAATTTTTCAAGTCGGCAGAGTGGTCGACCCTCTAACCGGGAAGCTATGTGCAGGCAGCAAATTTCTGGAGAGTTTAGAGGACGTTAATGTAGATGATCTGGATAAGCATCTCCAAAGTCTGCAAATTTCAGCTGGAATAAGTGAAGAGAAGAAAGCGGATTCATGA